In Inquilinus sp. Marseille-Q2685, the following proteins share a genomic window:
- the gabT gene encoding 4-aminobutyrate--2-oxoglutarate transaminase: protein MTTNAELFQRRNAAVVRGVGHATPISAARALNAEVWDVEGKRYVDFAGGIAVVNTGHCHPKVIAAVQEQMANFTHTCFQVLLYEPYIELAEKLNALAPISGPLKSVFFTTGAEATENAVKIARAATGRSGVISFTGAFHGRTVMASAMTGKVVPYKKGLGPVLPEVWHLPFPVAHHGITVEDSLKALSFLFKADVDPSRVAAIIIEPVQGEGGFYEAPAELMRALRRICDEHGIVLIADEVQTGFGRTGKMFAMEHFDVEADLICVAKSLAGGFPLSGVIGRAPIMDAADPGGLGGTYAGNPLSCAAALAVLEVFEEEKLLERSNAIGARIKARLETLSRRNDLLPIAGIRGLGGMVAFEIVKSRGTFEPDADATKRVTQKAYENGLVLLSCGVNANVIRILVPLTASDAIVDEGLDVLEKALAAA, encoded by the coding sequence ATGACCACCAATGCCGAGCTATTCCAGCGCCGCAACGCCGCCGTCGTCCGCGGGGTCGGGCACGCCACGCCGATCTCCGCCGCCCGGGCGCTGAACGCCGAGGTCTGGGACGTCGAAGGCAAGCGCTATGTCGACTTCGCCGGCGGCATCGCGGTGGTCAACACCGGCCATTGCCATCCCAAGGTGATCGCCGCCGTGCAGGAGCAGATGGCGAACTTCACCCACACCTGCTTCCAGGTGCTGCTGTACGAGCCCTATATCGAGCTGGCCGAGAAGCTGAACGCGCTGGCGCCGATCAGCGGCCCGCTGAAGTCGGTGTTCTTCACCACCGGCGCCGAGGCCACCGAGAACGCGGTCAAGATCGCCCGCGCCGCCACCGGCCGCAGCGGCGTGATCTCCTTCACCGGCGCCTTCCACGGCCGCACCGTGATGGCCTCGGCCATGACCGGCAAGGTGGTGCCGTACAAGAAGGGACTGGGTCCCGTGCTGCCCGAGGTCTGGCACCTGCCCTTCCCGGTCGCGCATCACGGCATCACCGTCGAGGATTCGCTGAAAGCGCTGAGCTTCCTGTTCAAGGCCGATGTCGACCCGTCGCGCGTCGCCGCGATCATCATCGAACCGGTGCAGGGCGAAGGCGGCTTCTACGAGGCCCCGGCCGAGCTGATGCGCGCCCTGCGCCGGATCTGCGACGAGCACGGCATCGTGCTGATCGCCGACGAGGTGCAGACCGGCTTCGGCCGCACCGGCAAGATGTTCGCGATGGAGCATTTCGACGTCGAGGCCGACCTGATCTGCGTCGCCAAGAGCCTGGCCGGCGGCTTCCCGCTGTCCGGCGTGATCGGCCGGGCGCCGATCATGGATGCGGCCGATCCGGGCGGGCTGGGTGGCACCTATGCTGGCAACCCGCTGTCCTGCGCCGCGGCGCTGGCGGTGCTGGAGGTGTTCGAGGAGGAGAAGCTGCTGGAGCGCTCCAACGCCATCGGCGCCCGGATCAAGGCGCGGCTGGAGACGCTGTCGCGGCGCAACGACCTGCTGCCGATCGCGGGCATCCGCGGCCTGGGCGGCATGGTCGCCTTCGAGATCGTCAAGTCGCGCGGCACCTTCGAGCCGGATGCCGACGCGACCAAGCGGGTGACCCAGAAGGCCTATGAGAACGGCCTGGTGCTGCTGTCCTGCGGCGTCAACGCCAATGTCATCCGCATCCTGGTGCCGCTGACCGCCAGCGACGCCATCGTCGACGAAGGCCTCGACGTGCTGGAAAAGGCCCTGGCCGCCGCCTGA
- a CDS encoding ABC transporter permease: MAAAMTVIRNRVLLVLGVVALAGGLALPILTHAPNRLLSGKPIGALDLATPWGPMAIAAAVLLLAGAFVPSRRETLTAQLAAGIGIAVGLVWLAGMQAEALAAGARPSARTSLGAGFWVLGLTALLAAADAARRLRLGPLARLAAALLLAVPVAALIAGGAVDQLSLMKEYVQQHGVFGPQVLRHLLLVELALVPTLLIGVPLGIAAHRSAAARGPIFSILGIIQTIPSIALFGLLIAPLSALSAAAPWLGVSGIGITPAVIALTLYSLLPIARNTAAGLGQVEAGVIDAARGIGMTRRQIFRKVEVPLALPVFLSGLRITLIQAIGLAAVAALIGAGGLGAVMFQGLFANALDLVLLGALPIILMAVAVDAVFRILVDALQGRAA, from the coding sequence ATGGCCGCCGCCATGACCGTCATCCGCAACCGCGTGCTGCTGGTGCTGGGGGTGGTGGCGCTGGCCGGGGGGCTGGCGCTGCCGATCCTGACCCATGCGCCGAACCGGCTGCTGTCCGGCAAGCCGATCGGCGCTCTGGACCTGGCAACGCCCTGGGGGCCGATGGCGATCGCCGCGGCCGTCCTGCTGCTGGCCGGTGCTTTCGTCCCGTCGCGGCGCGAAACACTGACCGCACAGCTGGCCGCCGGCATCGGCATCGCCGTCGGGCTGGTCTGGCTGGCGGGCATGCAAGCCGAAGCGCTGGCCGCAGGCGCCCGGCCCTCGGCCCGCACCTCGCTCGGCGCCGGCTTCTGGGTGCTGGGCCTGACCGCCCTGCTGGCGGCCGCCGACGCCGCCCGCCGGCTGCGGCTCGGCCCCCTCGCCCGGCTGGCCGCGGCGCTGCTGCTGGCGGTGCCGGTCGCGGCGCTGATCGCCGGCGGCGCGGTCGACCAGCTGTCGCTGATGAAGGAATATGTCCAGCAGCACGGCGTGTTCGGCCCGCAGGTGCTGCGCCACCTGCTGCTGGTCGAGCTGGCGCTGGTCCCCACGCTGCTGATCGGCGTGCCGCTGGGCATCGCCGCGCATCGTTCCGCCGCCGCGCGCGGGCCGATCTTCTCGATCCTCGGCATCATCCAGACGATCCCGTCGATCGCGCTGTTCGGCCTCCTGATCGCGCCGCTCTCGGCCCTCTCCGCCGCCGCCCCCTGGCTCGGCGTCAGCGGCATCGGCATCACCCCGGCGGTGATCGCGCTGACCCTCTATTCGCTGCTGCCGATCGCCCGCAACACCGCCGCTGGGCTGGGCCAGGTCGAGGCCGGGGTGATCGACGCCGCCCGCGGCATCGGCATGACGCGGCGCCAGATCTTCCGGAAGGTCGAGGTGCCGCTGGCCCTGCCGGTCTTCCTGTCCGGCCTGCGCATCACCCTGATCCAGGCGATCGGCCTGGCCGCGGTGGCGGCGCTGATCGGCGCCGGCGGCCTCGGCGCCGTGATGTTCCAGGGCCTGTTCGCCAACGCCCTCGACCTGGTGCTGCTGGGCGCCCTGCCGATCATCCTGATGGCGGTGGCGGTCGACGCCGTGTTCCGCATCCTGGTCGACGCCCTGCAAGGGAGAGCCGCATGA
- a CDS encoding ABC transporter permease, whose protein sequence is MSIARPAAADPARPGWRPWRDPLLWLAAGFAALVFGLPLTRPLFAAWFPQLERPFYEADSFAALVLAHVLLVGASSLIAIVIGVAAGIFVTRRSGAEFRGLVETVTAMGQTFPPVAVLAIAVPLIGFGAWPALIALSLYGLLPIVENTIAGLEQVPPAARDAAEGMGMGPLRRLWSVELPLAAPVILAGIRTSVAINIGTAAIASTVGARTLGTPIIVGLNGNNLAYVIQGALVVGTLAVLADLALGRVTDLLQRWKRA, encoded by the coding sequence ATGAGCATCGCCCGGCCCGCCGCTGCGGACCCGGCCCGCCCGGGCTGGCGCCCCTGGCGCGACCCGCTGCTGTGGCTGGCCGCCGGCTTCGCCGCGCTGGTGTTCGGGCTGCCGCTGACCCGGCCGCTCTTCGCCGCCTGGTTTCCGCAGCTGGAGCGGCCCTTCTACGAGGCCGACAGCTTCGCCGCGCTGGTTCTGGCGCATGTGCTGCTGGTCGGGGCGTCGAGCCTGATCGCGATCGTCATCGGCGTCGCCGCCGGCATCTTCGTCACCCGCCGGTCCGGGGCCGAGTTCCGCGGCCTGGTCGAGACGGTGACGGCGATGGGCCAGACCTTCCCGCCGGTGGCGGTGCTGGCGATCGCCGTGCCGCTGATCGGCTTCGGCGCCTGGCCGGCGCTGATCGCCCTGTCGCTCTACGGCCTGCTGCCGATCGTCGAGAACACCATCGCCGGGCTGGAGCAGGTGCCGCCGGCGGCGCGCGACGCGGCCGAGGGCATGGGCATGGGGCCGCTGCGCCGGCTGTGGTCGGTCGAGCTGCCGCTGGCCGCGCCGGTGATCCTGGCCGGCATCCGCACCTCGGTTGCGATCAACATCGGCACGGCGGCGATCGCCTCGACCGTCGGCGCCCGGACCCTGGGCACCCCGATCATCGTCGGGCTGAACGGCAACAACCTGGCCTATGTCATCCAGGGCGCGCTGGTGGTGGGCACGCTGGCGGTGCTGGCCGACCTCGCCCTCGGCCGCGTGACCGACCTGCTGCAGCGCTGGAAGCGGGCGTAA
- the efeO gene encoding iron uptake system protein EfeO — translation MKRILTFSLGAAALLVGPAAMAAPPSPLELVEPIAKYKTWVIGEVDQFVEHTRQFTEAVKAGDLKKAQALYAPSRVYYERIEPLAELFADLDAAIDSRADDHAKNEEDPEFTGFHRIEYGLFAKQSTEGLAPFADKLLADVTDLQGRIKDLTTPPDKVVGGAAALIEEVAATKISGEEDRYSHTDLWDFQANVDGAKKIVDLLRPILEKSDKALLTKVDANFKTVDGILAKYKTSDGGFQTYDKLTEADRNALKGPITALAEDLSQLRGTLGLS, via the coding sequence ATGAAACGCATTCTGACTTTCAGCCTCGGCGCTGCCGCGCTGCTGGTCGGGCCCGCAGCCATGGCCGCCCCGCCGTCGCCGCTCGAGCTGGTCGAGCCGATCGCCAAGTACAAGACCTGGGTCATCGGCGAGGTCGACCAGTTCGTCGAGCACACGCGCCAGTTCACCGAGGCGGTGAAGGCCGGCGACCTGAAGAAGGCGCAGGCCTTGTACGCGCCGAGCCGCGTCTATTACGAGCGGATCGAGCCGCTCGCCGAGCTGTTCGCCGACCTCGACGCCGCCATCGACTCGCGCGCCGACGACCACGCGAAGAACGAGGAGGATCCGGAGTTCACCGGCTTCCACCGCATCGAATACGGCTTGTTCGCCAAGCAGTCGACCGAGGGCCTGGCCCCCTTCGCCGACAAGCTACTGGCCGACGTGACCGACCTGCAGGGCCGGATCAAGGACCTGACCACCCCGCCGGACAAGGTGGTGGGCGGCGCCGCGGCGCTGATCGAGGAGGTCGCGGCCACCAAGATCTCCGGCGAGGAGGACCGCTACAGCCACACCGACCTGTGGGACTTCCAGGCCAATGTCGACGGTGCCAAGAAGATCGTCGACCTGCTGCGCCCGATCCTGGAGAAGAGCGACAAGGCGCTGCTGACCAAGGTCGACGCCAACTTCAAGACCGTCGACGGCATCCTGGCCAAGTACAAGACCTCGGATGGCGGCTTCCAGACCTACGACAAGCTGACCGAGGCCGACCGCAACGCGCTGAAGGGCCCGATCACCGCCCTGGCCGAGGACCTGTCCCAGCTGCGCGGCACGCTGGGCCTGAGCTGA
- a CDS encoding MFS transporter, whose amino-acid sequence MPLPLFALAVAAFGIGTTEFVIMGLLPDVARDLGVSIPAAGMLVSGYALSVTIGAPIVALLTAKLPRKTVLLGLMGVFILGNLMCALAPDYWSLMAARVLTALCHGAFFGIGAVVAAGLVPRHQRSRAIALMFSGLTLANVLGVPFGTALGHVAGWRATFGAIVPIGIAAALAIAFVLPRDREAPAGNLLSEFSVLRKPQVLLAMALSILSSVSLFTVFTYITPILETVSGLTPQGVTTALLLFGVGITVGNLFGGRLADWRLMPAVMMSFTALAVVCAGFGLAAPMMVPAVTAMVLWGVVQFSLGAPLQTRVVDQAHEAPNLASTLNQGAFNLGNAAGAWLGGAAITAGMPYGQIPYLGAAVAVAGLGVAVLSYALEKRAPALA is encoded by the coding sequence ATGCCGCTGCCGCTCTTCGCCCTGGCCGTTGCCGCCTTCGGCATCGGCACCACCGAATTCGTGATCATGGGCCTCTTGCCCGACGTGGCGCGCGACCTCGGCGTCTCGATCCCGGCGGCCGGCATGCTGGTCTCGGGCTATGCCCTCAGCGTCACCATCGGCGCGCCGATCGTCGCCCTGCTGACAGCGAAGCTGCCGCGCAAGACCGTGCTGCTCGGGCTGATGGGCGTTTTCATCCTCGGCAACCTGATGTGCGCCCTGGCGCCCGACTACTGGTCGCTGATGGCGGCGCGGGTGCTGACGGCGCTGTGCCACGGCGCCTTCTTCGGCATCGGCGCCGTGGTTGCCGCCGGGCTCGTGCCGCGGCACCAGCGCTCTCGCGCCATTGCGCTGATGTTCTCTGGCCTCACCCTCGCGAATGTCCTGGGCGTGCCCTTCGGCACCGCGCTGGGCCATGTCGCCGGCTGGCGCGCCACCTTCGGCGCGATCGTGCCGATCGGCATCGCCGCGGCGCTGGCCATCGCCTTCGTGCTGCCGCGCGACCGCGAGGCGCCGGCGGGCAACCTGCTGTCCGAATTCTCGGTGCTGCGCAAGCCGCAGGTGCTGCTGGCCATGGCGCTCAGCATCCTGTCCTCGGTCAGCCTGTTCACCGTCTTCACCTACATCACCCCGATCCTCGAGACCGTCTCCGGCCTGACGCCGCAGGGCGTCACCACCGCCCTCCTGCTGTTCGGCGTCGGCATCACCGTCGGCAACCTGTTCGGCGGGCGCCTGGCCGACTGGCGGCTGATGCCGGCGGTGATGATGAGCTTCACCGCCCTGGCCGTGGTCTGCGCCGGCTTCGGCCTGGCCGCGCCGATGATGGTGCCGGCTGTGACAGCGATGGTGCTGTGGGGCGTGGTCCAGTTCAGCCTCGGCGCGCCGCTGCAGACCCGGGTGGTCGACCAGGCGCATGAGGCGCCGAACCTGGCCTCGACCCTGAACCAGGGCGCCTTCAACCTCGGCAACGCCGCCGGAGCCTGGCTCGGCGGCGCCGCGATCACCGCCGGCATGCCCTACGGCCAGATCCCCTATCTCGGCGCCGCCGTCGCCGTGGCCGGGCTCGGCGTCGCCGTGCTGTCCTACGCGCTGGAGAAGCGCGCCCCGGCCCTGGCCTGA
- a CDS encoding ABC transporter ATP-binding protein has protein sequence MIEFEHVSKVFDGIKAVDDLTLSVPDGAFCALIGSSGSGKSTSLRMINRLIPHTEGTLKVGGEDVTTIPVEALRRRLGYAIQSIGLFPHWTVARNIAAVPALLGWPQAKIDDRVRELLDLLQLDPRFAEKYPHQLSGGQQQRVGVARALAADPEVLLMDEPFGALDPITRDALQGELARIHRETGKTIVFVTHDMDEALRLATQIAILDHGRLVQLGSPREILTAPANDFVRDFIGRDDLGLKLLATETAADRVRPGETADGAPIPAETSLRTALSILVARHADSAPVAAADGRPLGTLHLDDLVRA, from the coding sequence ATGATCGAGTTCGAGCATGTCAGCAAGGTGTTCGACGGCATCAAGGCGGTCGACGACCTGACCCTGAGCGTTCCCGACGGGGCCTTCTGCGCCCTGATCGGCTCCTCCGGCTCCGGCAAGTCGACCAGCCTGCGCATGATCAACCGGCTGATCCCGCACACCGAAGGCACGCTCAAGGTCGGCGGCGAGGACGTGACGACGATCCCGGTCGAGGCGCTGCGCCGGCGCCTGGGCTACGCTATCCAGTCGATCGGCCTGTTCCCGCACTGGACCGTGGCCCGCAACATCGCCGCGGTGCCGGCCCTGCTGGGCTGGCCGCAGGCGAAGATCGACGACCGGGTGCGCGAGCTTTTGGACCTGCTGCAGCTCGATCCACGCTTCGCCGAGAAATACCCGCACCAGTTGTCCGGCGGGCAGCAGCAGCGGGTCGGCGTCGCCCGGGCGCTGGCGGCCGACCCGGAGGTGCTGCTGATGGACGAGCCCTTCGGCGCGCTGGACCCCATCACCCGCGACGCGCTGCAGGGCGAGCTGGCGCGGATCCATCGCGAGACCGGCAAGACCATCGTCTTCGTCACCCACGACATGGACGAGGCGCTGCGCCTGGCCACCCAGATCGCCATCCTCGACCATGGCCGTCTGGTGCAGTTGGGCAGCCCGCGCGAGATCCTCACGGCCCCGGCCAACGACTTCGTGCGCGACTTCATCGGCCGCGACGACCTGGGCCTGAAGCTGCTGGCCACCGAGACGGCGGCGGACCGGGTTCGGCCCGGCGAGACGGCCGACGGCGCGCCGATCCCGGCCGAGACGTCTCTGCGCACCGCCCTGTCGATCCTGGTCGCGCGCCATGCCGACAGCGCCCCGGTGGCGGCGGCGGACGGCAGGCCGCTGGGCACGCTCCACCTCGACGACCTGGTGCGGGCATGA
- a CDS encoding ABC transporter substrate-binding protein yields the protein MTPSPFKRILRTAALGAALGAGLLAASAAMAADAVRVGSKVDTEGRLLGSIILQVLEANGIPTENKLQLGTTKIVRSAILAGEIDAYPEYTGNGAFFFNIDSDPAWKNAQAGYDKVKQLDEAQNKIVWLAPAPANNTWALAVRQEVADANKLKTLEDFAKWVNGGGEVKLAASAEFVESPAALPSFQSTYGFTLKQDQIVTLAGGDTAATIRAAAERTSGVNTAMVYGTDGAISSVGLVVLEDSKGAQIVYEPAATIRADVLARHPKIKEALDPVFASLDLKTLQELNGKIAVDGEDPQAVAAEYLKAKGFVK from the coding sequence ATGACCCCCTCCCCGTTCAAGCGCATCCTCCGCACGGCCGCCTTGGGCGCCGCGCTCGGCGCCGGCCTGCTGGCCGCTTCCGCCGCCATGGCCGCCGATGCGGTGCGCGTCGGCTCCAAGGTCGACACCGAGGGCCGCCTGCTGGGCAGCATCATCCTGCAGGTGCTGGAGGCCAACGGCATCCCCACCGAGAACAAGCTGCAGCTCGGCACCACCAAGATCGTGCGCAGCGCGATCCTGGCCGGCGAGATCGACGCCTATCCGGAATACACCGGCAACGGCGCCTTCTTCTTCAACATCGACAGCGACCCGGCCTGGAAGAACGCCCAGGCCGGCTACGACAAGGTCAAGCAGCTGGACGAGGCGCAGAACAAGATCGTCTGGCTGGCCCCGGCCCCGGCCAACAACACCTGGGCGCTGGCGGTGCGGCAGGAGGTGGCCGACGCCAACAAGCTGAAGACGCTCGAGGATTTCGCCAAATGGGTGAATGGCGGCGGCGAGGTCAAGCTGGCGGCCTCGGCCGAGTTCGTCGAGAGCCCCGCGGCCCTGCCCTCCTTCCAGTCGACCTACGGCTTCACGCTGAAGCAGGACCAGATCGTCACCCTGGCCGGCGGCGACACCGCCGCCACCATCCGCGCCGCGGCGGAGCGGACCTCCGGCGTCAACACCGCCATGGTCTACGGCACCGACGGCGCCATCTCCTCGGTCGGGCTGGTGGTGCTGGAAGACAGCAAGGGCGCCCAGATCGTCTATGAGCCGGCGGCGACGATCCGCGCCGACGTGCTGGCCAGGCACCCGAAGATCAAGGAGGCGCTGGACCCGGTCTTCGCCTCGCTCGACCTCAAGACCCTGCAGGAGCTGAACGGCAAGATCGCCGTCGACGGCGAGGATCCGCAAGCGGTCGCGGCCGAGTACCTGAAGGCGAAGGGGTTCGTGAAGTAA
- the efeB gene encoding iron uptake transporter deferrochelatase/peroxidase subunit has translation MTTTDEQGKTPTPADVPSRRAVLRGLAGGGAALGALAAVPAVAQSVKQPPGREADVAQQAQPFYGEHQAGIVTPSPAAGLVAAFDVLATSKPDLERLFRTLTERIAFLMGGGTPPELDPKFPPADSGVLGPVIVPDNLTITAAVGASLFDDRFGLAAVKPRELTTMPSFPNDALDPEYCHGDLLLQFSANTPEANIHALRAVVKATPDLLSLRWKLDGFLPAATSKAGRKETARNLLGFKDGTANPNPADAAAMDRLVWIQPGADEPAWTAGGTYQVVRIIRNFVERWDRTPLGEQEAIMGRQKASGAPLGMKDEFEVPDYSGDPEGKVMPLDAHIRLANPRTRETANSLILRRPFNYSRGVTKSGQLDMGLLFICFQSSLNAGFVAVQQRLNGEPLEEYIKPTGGGYFFALPGVPDKDGYLGQGLLQSVST, from the coding sequence ATGACCACCACCGACGAACAGGGCAAGACCCCCACTCCCGCAGACGTTCCCAGCCGTCGCGCCGTGCTGCGCGGCCTGGCCGGCGGCGGCGCCGCGCTCGGCGCGCTGGCTGCGGTGCCGGCCGTCGCCCAGTCGGTGAAGCAGCCGCCCGGCCGCGAGGCCGATGTCGCCCAGCAGGCGCAGCCCTTCTACGGCGAGCACCAGGCCGGCATCGTCACCCCCTCCCCCGCCGCCGGCCTCGTCGCCGCCTTCGACGTGCTGGCGACATCGAAGCCGGACCTGGAGCGGCTGTTCCGCACCCTGACCGAGCGCATCGCCTTCCTGATGGGCGGCGGCACCCCGCCGGAGCTGGACCCGAAATTCCCGCCGGCCGATTCCGGCGTGCTGGGCCCGGTGATCGTGCCGGACAACCTGACCATCACCGCCGCCGTCGGCGCCTCTCTGTTCGACGACCGCTTCGGCCTGGCCGCGGTGAAGCCGCGGGAGCTGACGACGATGCCCAGCTTCCCGAACGACGCCCTGGATCCGGAATACTGCCACGGCGACCTGCTGCTGCAGTTCTCGGCCAACACGCCGGAGGCCAACATCCACGCCCTGCGCGCGGTGGTGAAGGCGACGCCCGACCTGCTGAGCCTGCGCTGGAAGCTGGACGGGTTCCTGCCGGCCGCAACCAGCAAGGCCGGCCGCAAGGAGACGGCGCGCAACCTCCTGGGCTTCAAGGACGGCACCGCCAACCCGAACCCGGCCGACGCCGCGGCGATGGACCGGCTCGTCTGGATCCAGCCGGGCGCGGACGAGCCGGCCTGGACGGCCGGCGGCACCTACCAGGTGGTGCGCATCATCCGCAACTTCGTCGAGCGCTGGGACCGCACGCCACTCGGGGAGCAGGAGGCGATCATGGGCCGCCAGAAGGCGTCCGGCGCCCCGCTGGGGATGAAGGACGAATTCGAGGTGCCGGACTATTCGGGCGACCCCGAGGGCAAGGTGATGCCGCTCGACGCCCATATCCGGCTGGCCAATCCGCGCACCCGCGAGACCGCGAACAGCCTGATCCTGCGCCGCCCGTTCAACTATTCGCGCGGGGTCACCAAGTCGGGGCAGCTCGACATGGGCCTGCTGTTCATCTGCTTCCAGTCGAGCCTGAACGCCGGCTTCGTCGCGGTGCAGCAGCGGCTGAACGGCGAGCCGCTGGAGGAGTACATCAAGCCGACCGGCGGCGGCTATTTCTTCGCCCTGCCGGGGGTTCCGGACAAGGACGGCTATCTGGGCCAGGGGCTGCTGCAATCCGTGTCGACCTGA
- the soxR gene encoding redox-sensitive transcriptional activator SoxR: MDGVLTINQVSRRSGVAASALRYYEERGLIRSERAGSGHRRFPRAVLRRIAFIVFAQRLGMSLEEVKAELDKLPTDHIPTGEDWSRLSGGWTRRIDERIAELERLRSGLAGCIGCGCLSLSSCGLVNPADRAARLGPGPRVWVGDNKRGG; this comes from the coding sequence ATGGACGGAGTCCTGACGATCAACCAGGTGTCGCGGCGCAGCGGCGTCGCGGCTTCGGCGCTGCGCTATTACGAGGAGCGGGGGCTGATCCGGTCCGAGCGGGCCGGATCCGGCCATCGCCGCTTCCCCCGCGCCGTGCTGCGGCGCATCGCCTTCATCGTCTTCGCCCAGCGCCTCGGCATGTCGCTGGAGGAGGTGAAGGCGGAGCTGGACAAGCTGCCGACCGACCACATCCCGACCGGCGAGGACTGGTCGCGCCTGTCGGGCGGCTGGACCCGGCGGATCGACGAGCGGATCGCGGAGCTGGAGCGGCTGAGATCCGGCCTGGCCGGCTGCATCGGCTGCGGCTGCCTGTCTTTGTCCTCCTGCGGCCTCGTCAACCCGGCGGACCGCGCCGCCCGCCTGGGGCCGGGGCCGCGCGTTTGGGTCGGCGATAACAAGCGAGGGGGCTGA
- a CDS encoding LysR substrate-binding domain-containing protein — MARRLPPLLALRAFEAVGRLGSVRAAGEELAVSHTVVSRHVRNLEQRLGARLLRPAGRGLTLTPEGARYLAQIANALDLIERATAELSAPRRRTLAIWCAPGVASRRVLPLLPELEALLPEHEITLLPTLARPDFARDEADAEIIYLEAAAPRDGVRAELLSSPRVFPVASAAFRARHADVAAPADLLRVPLIHEESTEQWERWLHKAGVPDLPPLRGPRLWHAHLAIEAARLGQGVALANAVLAGEDLAAGGLVEMVSSDIRLGGYYFLSEAARWDEPGLATLRQWLRDLFATPNGNGA; from the coding sequence ATGGCCCGCCGCCTGCCCCCGCTCCTCGCGCTCCGCGCCTTCGAGGCCGTCGGCCGGCTCGGCAGCGTCCGCGCCGCGGGGGAGGAGCTGGCGGTCAGCCACACCGTGGTGTCGCGCCATGTCCGCAACCTGGAGCAGCGGCTCGGCGCCCGGCTGCTGCGCCCCGCCGGCCGCGGCCTGACGCTGACGCCGGAGGGCGCGCGGTACCTGGCCCAGATCGCCAATGCCCTGGACCTGATCGAGCGCGCCACCGCCGAGCTGTCCGCCCCGCGCCGCCGCACCCTGGCCATCTGGTGCGCCCCCGGCGTCGCCTCGCGCCGGGTGCTGCCGCTTCTGCCGGAGCTGGAGGCGCTGCTGCCGGAGCACGAGATCACCCTGCTGCCGACCCTGGCCCGGCCCGACTTCGCCCGGGACGAGGCCGATGCCGAGATCATCTATCTGGAGGCGGCGGCGCCGCGCGATGGCGTGCGGGCCGAGCTCTTGTCCAGCCCACGCGTCTTCCCGGTGGCCAGCGCCGCTTTCCGCGCCCGCCACGCCGATGTCGCCGCCCCGGCCGACCTGCTGCGGGTGCCGCTGATCCATGAGGAATCGACCGAGCAGTGGGAGCGCTGGCTGCACAAGGCTGGGGTGCCGGACCTGCCGCCGCTGCGCGGCCCGCGGCTGTGGCACGCCCATCTGGCGATCGAGGCGGCGCGGCTGGGCCAGGGCGTCGCTTTGGCCAACGCCGTGCTGGCGGGCGAGGACCTGGCCGCCGGCGGGCTGGTCGAGATGGTGTCGTCCGACATCCGCCTCGGCGGCTATTATTTCCTGTCCGAGGCGGCGCGCTGGGACGAGCCCGGCCTGGCCACGCTGCGGCAGTGGCTGCGCGATCTGTTCGCGACGCCGAACGGCAATGGTGCATAG